The following proteins are encoded in a genomic region of Candidatus Cloacimonadota bacterium:
- a CDS encoding DUF554 domain-containing protein translates to MTGTLVNVSTIIVGSIIGVILHARFSKRFTEVAFQGIGLFTIFLGVMMALKSESYLIIVLSIISGSLLGEALNLEVWMDNLSEKLKAKLKSKNDKFSEGLITAFLLFCMGSMTILGAIEEGLGGKPNLLLTKAMMDGFAAMALSSALGIGVLFSVIPLLIYQGGLTLLTALLGNYFSEFYINNLTSVGGILLIGLGIRILELKQIRVLNMLPTLLIIVLLTWIKSLL, encoded by the coding sequence ATGACAGGAACTTTAGTAAACGTATCCACAATTATCGTTGGCAGTATTATTGGTGTGATTTTGCATGCCCGTTTTTCCAAACGATTCACCGAAGTTGCTTTTCAGGGAATCGGACTTTTCACCATTTTTCTGGGTGTGATGATGGCACTAAAATCAGAATCCTATCTCATCATCGTTCTCAGCATTATCAGCGGATCTTTGCTGGGAGAAGCCTTGAATCTGGAAGTCTGGATGGATAATCTGAGTGAGAAATTAAAAGCTAAACTGAAATCTAAAAACGACAAATTCTCGGAAGGATTAATTACAGCATTTCTGCTTTTCTGCATGGGCTCGATGACGATTCTGGGAGCTATCGAAGAAGGTTTGGGTGGTAAACCAAACCTGCTGCTGACCAAAGCGATGATGGATGGATTTGCAGCAATGGCATTATCCTCAGCTCTGGGAATCGGTGTTTTATTTTCTGTGATTCCGCTACTCATTTATCAAGGTGGGCTTACTTTACTAACTGCACTTTTAGGAAATTATTTCAGTGAATTTTACATTAATAATCTCACATCTGTTGGTGGAATTCTACTCATTGGTTTAGGAATCAGAATTCTGGAACTGAAACAGATCAGAGTACTGAATATGCTGCCGACTTTATTGATCATTGTTTTGCTGACTTGGATTAAAAGTCTATTATGA
- a CDS encoding T9SS type A sorting domain-containing protein: protein MRKLFFIFFILLVSNLILGQEFGIATNPWSQTYPEASFANGQYFTVYLDKRSSSYEYEFWARFVSPDGTVDPIEHQILPPYNAMSFMHHLAWGSSNYLFAWSRQRSPYNYTRDAYGIFVDQDGNPSGGQFAVSSGNTESCSFLKVAFDGTNYLVVWQEGMPNQGANIRGQFVAPNGSMIGSNFDIRPAGLATTVSQIYPDVLFNGTNYVVAWDDDRNGNRDIFMQFVGTDGTLIGDDIAVCTNATKQLLVQFAYNGNNYLLVWSDERDSTNDDSIYGQLVGTDGSLIGDNIPISITQNSEGRSWPAIAASAGQYLVTWKQDFLVYDDDTKEIAPEQEVMNLSAGLDPSDPTLWYDVWGRKVEFDGTIPEPEFAICTVDNHQDESCVASDGTDFLVAWEDSRNANQYYDIYGLIVEGVAVDPGFVEGIVTLSGGTGNVEDVMISTGTTTTNPDASGFYQLELLPGNYILTAEMDYFGFYETDIQITSGSTVTQNMTLEYLEPPYVVLNPFLWIVFWEPPQACNATLIGYNVYLDGVLVAIVDPDVYQYEYAGLVPGQLYVAGVSAVYEEGESYIVEDYYMGTYIQNPPSNASYEIFPDHIHLTWQPPEPGSTYPFDFYRIYLDGELIEETTDFSYDIYDLINGQNYLIGITAVYQYLFESDPIQFSISFVGTDKELIPSTKLIGNYPNPFNPSTTISFSVTQSSDFATIEIYSLKGQKVKIFTFPNGSSGTSEQSVVWNGNDNSGKPVSSGIYFYRLQSGDYAETRKMILMK from the coding sequence ATGAGAAAATTATTTTTTATATTCTTTATTTTATTAGTTTCCAATCTTATTCTTGGCCAGGAATTCGGTATTGCTACCAATCCCTGGAGCCAGACTTATCCCGAAGCATCTTTTGCTAACGGACAATATTTTACTGTTTATCTGGATAAACGTTCCAGTAGTTATGAATATGAATTCTGGGCAAGATTTGTTTCACCAGACGGTACAGTAGATCCGATCGAGCATCAGATTCTTCCGCCTTACAACGCAATGTCATTCATGCATCACCTTGCCTGGGGAAGTTCAAATTATCTTTTTGCCTGGTCACGTCAACGCAGTCCTTATAATTACACTCGCGATGCTTATGGAATTTTTGTTGATCAGGATGGTAATCCTTCTGGGGGACAATTTGCTGTTTCCAGCGGAAATACAGAAAGCTGCTCTTTTTTGAAAGTAGCTTTCGACGGCACGAATTATCTGGTAGTGTGGCAGGAAGGCATGCCGAATCAGGGAGCAAATATTCGCGGACAATTTGTAGCACCAAACGGAAGTATGATCGGTTCAAATTTCGATATTCGCCCAGCAGGATTGGCAACAACAGTATCTCAGATCTATCCTGATGTTCTTTTTAATGGTACGAATTATGTAGTTGCCTGGGATGATGACCGAAATGGTAATCGTGACATTTTTATGCAGTTTGTGGGAACAGATGGTACATTGATCGGTGATGATATTGCTGTATGCACAAATGCAACCAAACAACTTCTTGTACAATTTGCATATAACGGAAATAATTATCTGCTTGTCTGGTCGGATGAACGTGACAGCACCAATGATGACAGTATTTACGGTCAATTGGTGGGAACCGACGGCAGCTTGATCGGAGATAATATTCCAATTTCAATCACTCAGAATTCCGAAGGTAGAAGCTGGCCGGCAATTGCAGCCTCTGCTGGACAATATCTGGTAACCTGGAAGCAGGATTTCCTGGTTTATGATGACGATACAAAAGAAATTGCTCCAGAACAGGAAGTGATGAACTTATCTGCTGGATTAGATCCCAGCGATCCAACATTGTGGTATGATGTGTGGGGAAGAAAAGTAGAGTTTGATGGAACAATTCCTGAACCAGAATTTGCCATCTGCACAGTCGATAATCACCAGGATGAATCCTGCGTAGCTTCCGATGGCACCGACTTTCTGGTAGCCTGGGAAGATTCCCGAAATGCCAATCAATATTACGATATTTACGGCCTGATCGTGGAAGGAGTGGCTGTTGATCCCGGTTTTGTGGAAGGAATTGTTACTTTGAGCGGCGGAACTGGAAACGTAGAAGATGTAATGATTTCTACCGGAACAACGACGACAAATCCGGATGCCAGCGGTTTTTATCAGTTGGAACTGCTGCCGGGAAATTACATACTGACAGCGGAAATGGATTATTTCGGATTTTATGAAACTGATATCCAAATTACAAGCGGATCTACTGTCACTCAGAATATGACGTTAGAATATTTAGAACCTCCTTATGTAGTTTTGAACCCTTTTCTATGGATAGTTTTCTGGGAACCTCCCCAAGCTTGTAATGCAACATTAATTGGTTATAACGTTTATCTTGATGGTGTACTGGTAGCAATAGTTGATCCTGATGTTTATCAATATGAATATGCCGGCTTGGTTCCTGGACAATTATATGTAGCAGGTGTTTCTGCTGTTTATGAAGAAGGAGAGTCATATATAGTTGAAGATTATTATATGGGCACGTATATTCAAAATCCTCCATCTAATGCATCGTATGAAATTTTTCCTGATCACATTCATTTAACATGGCAGCCACCAGAACCTGGCAGTACATATCCATTCGATTTTTACAGAATTTATTTAGATGGTGAATTGATTGAAGAAACAACAGATTTCTCTTATGACATTTATGATTTGATCAACGGGCAAAATTATTTGATCGGGATAACTGCAGTTTATCAATATTTATTTGAATCTGACCCTATTCAATTTAGTATTAGTTTTGTAGGAACTGACAAAGAATTAATCCCTTCAACTAAACTTATCGGAAATTATCCCAATCCCTTCAATCCAAGCACAACAATAAGCTTCAGCGTAACGCAAAGCTCCGACTTTGCGACAATTGAGATTTACAGCCTTAAAGGGCAGAAAGTTAAAATATTTACATTCCCAAACGGTAGTTCAGGAACGAGTGAACAGAGTGTCGTCTGGAATGGAAATGATAATTCCGGCAAGCCGGTTTCCAGCGGAATATATTTTTATCGCCTACAGAGTGGTGATTATGCTGAAACCAGAAAGATGATTTTAATGAAATAA
- a CDS encoding 2'-5' RNA ligase family protein, translating to MPFAIELYFDQQSTATLIDLRTKFLLAGLPVDEDTLPHISLAIYDQLDLYDYIKRLKKYAASISPFNLKLTQVGMFHGEKKVVFLQPGLDDRLKALHQDFHVHFQDEIKNEWSYYLPQNWIPHCTLVLAAEEKQIPKALKVIDNLQLPIKARIEKIGILGFKPNEQLAVFEIGNSGK from the coding sequence ATGCCATTTGCCATTGAGTTGTATTTTGACCAGCAAAGCACAGCTACCCTGATCGATCTGCGCACCAAATTTCTGCTTGCAGGTTTACCTGTAGATGAAGATACATTACCGCACATTTCGCTGGCAATCTACGATCAACTCGACCTTTACGATTACATCAAAAGATTAAAAAAATATGCAGCCAGCATTTCACCTTTTAATTTAAAACTTACTCAAGTTGGCATGTTTCATGGAGAAAAAAAAGTAGTATTTCTGCAGCCCGGTCTGGATGATCGATTAAAAGCATTACATCAGGATTTTCATGTTCATTTCCAAGATGAAATTAAAAATGAATGGTCATATTATCTGCCCCAAAACTGGATTCCACACTGCACGCTGGTTTTGGCTGCAGAAGAAAAACAAATTCCCAAAGCGTTAAAAGTTATAGATAATTTACAGCTACCGATCAAAGCAAGAATCGAAAAAATTGGAATTCTGGGTTTTAAGCCTAATGAGCAGCTGGCTGTGTTTGAGATTGGGAATTCAGGAAAGTAA
- a CDS encoding GNAT family N-acetyltransferase, with translation MYKIINVKEYEKGISEAVKYIHGIWGNESNFPFYEDAIQNSSLPGKPLPRFYLMLDEEKIIGCYALLTNDLISRQDLWPWLGCLFIDKDYRGNQLGSTLMDHGKNVAKKLGYKTIYLTTDHDGYYEKYGWTRIEDGFDLSAERSRIYKMDIQELYAICH, from the coding sequence ATGTATAAAATAATCAATGTGAAAGAATATGAAAAAGGGATATCAGAAGCTGTAAAATATATTCACGGCATCTGGGGAAATGAATCTAATTTTCCATTTTATGAAGATGCAATTCAAAATTCCTCACTTCCCGGCAAACCTCTTCCCCGCTTCTATCTGATGTTGGATGAAGAAAAGATAATCGGCTGTTATGCGCTTTTGACAAATGATCTGATTAGCCGACAAGATCTCTGGCCCTGGTTAGGTTGTTTATTTATAGACAAAGATTATCGTGGAAATCAACTTGGATCTACGCTAATGGATCATGGAAAGAATGTAGCAAAAAAACTTGGATACAAAACCATTTATCTTACTACAGATCATGATGGTTACTACGAGAAATACGGTTGGACCAGAATTGAAGACGGATTCGATCTTTCCGCTGAAAGATCCAGAATCTATAAGATGGATATTCAGGAACTTTATGCCATTTGCCATTGA
- a CDS encoding 4Fe-4S dicluster domain-containing protein → MNKISDEQIYRRLQQHLDNFPIGMPATDSGVEIRILKFLFTPIEARIACCLNLAPKRPVKVFRRFQDIFQIELTEKEITDHLHEMFMKGCLERSGKEGSWRYSNAMLAIGMFEYHVDKLTPEFMKDMNEYFDEAFAEEFHRTAIPQLRTSPHWKALAPEYKIATYDDMRSFVQNVDKPIQVANCICKQGEELLGNHCKRTDNIEICLIFGSKSYAARKQVREISKKECLAILDRAEREGMVLQPGNTREPFCICICCGCCCGVLTAAKQFPNPAELFATNYYAEITKENCIGCSICVGRCQMEAIKIENVKAEIDLGRCIGCGLCVTTCPPKAIKLKQKAEETVPPKNTASLYMKILQKKFGKRRTMMKMLKLLLG, encoded by the coding sequence ATGAATAAAATATCTGACGAACAGATCTACCGTCGGCTCCAGCAACATCTTGATAATTTTCCGATTGGCATGCCGGCAACAGATTCCGGTGTAGAAATCAGAATCTTGAAATTCCTGTTCACACCAATTGAAGCCAGGATTGCATGTTGTTTGAATCTTGCACCCAAAAGACCGGTAAAAGTATTTCGACGCTTTCAGGATATATTCCAGATTGAGTTAACCGAAAAAGAGATAACAGATCATCTGCATGAAATGTTCATGAAAGGATGTCTGGAGCGGTCAGGTAAAGAAGGTTCCTGGCGTTATTCCAATGCTATGCTGGCTATTGGAATGTTTGAATATCATGTGGATAAACTTACTCCAGAATTCATGAAAGACATGAATGAATATTTTGATGAAGCTTTTGCAGAAGAATTTCATCGAACTGCAATTCCTCAACTAAGAACTTCTCCACATTGGAAAGCTTTAGCTCCAGAATATAAAATAGCAACTTATGATGATATGCGAAGTTTCGTGCAAAATGTTGATAAACCCATCCAGGTAGCAAACTGCATCTGCAAACAAGGTGAAGAACTGCTGGGAAATCACTGTAAACGCACAGATAATATCGAGATATGTTTGATATTTGGCAGTAAAAGCTATGCTGCCAGAAAACAGGTTCGAGAAATCTCCAAAAAGGAATGCCTGGCAATTTTAGATAGAGCTGAACGAGAAGGTATGGTTCTTCAACCTGGAAATACAAGAGAGCCTTTCTGCATCTGTATCTGTTGTGGCTGCTGCTGTGGAGTTCTAACCGCTGCAAAACAATTTCCAAATCCAGCAGAACTATTTGCCACGAATTACTACGCAGAAATAACAAAAGAAAACTGTATAGGTTGTTCAATATGTGTAGGTCGCTGTCAGATGGAAGCGATCAAGATCGAAAATGTGAAAGCCGAAATTGATCTGGGAAGATGCATTGGTTGTGGATTGTGCGTTACCACATGCCCTCCCAAAGCAATAAAATTAAAACAAAAGGCTGAAGAAACCGTTCCTCCCAAAAATACAGCATCACTTTACATGAAAATTTTACAGAAGAAATTTGGAAAACGCAGAACAATGATGAAAATGCTGAAATTGCTTTTAGGTTAA
- a CDS encoding DUF6320 domain-containing protein, producing the protein MPICKNCGVEIESTKKKCPLCQATLGEKVIVHEEKHAVTPITKKQKIHSPFLMELFSFFSAAGAIVVAAVDFAYGADLTWSRIPLSSIIFCWLFVFLIHHLIKKPYLLVVLETINFLIFLWFLDRFIPVYSWFFSLALPIIVVVGILFLLVILWIRSFKLSTFLSLSVGTLAVGIFLLCLEVILNKFHQENLMVSWSLVAFACILPVSGFFIYFQLRINKKDSELKKYFHI; encoded by the coding sequence ATGCCAATTTGTAAAAATTGTGGTGTAGAGATAGAAAGTACTAAGAAGAAATGTCCGCTTTGCCAGGCCACTCTGGGAGAAAAGGTAATAGTGCATGAAGAAAAGCATGCTGTTACACCTATTACAAAGAAGCAAAAAATCCATAGTCCATTCTTAATGGAATTGTTTTCTTTTTTTTCTGCTGCAGGGGCGATTGTAGTTGCCGCTGTAGATTTTGCTTATGGTGCAGATCTAACCTGGTCTCGCATTCCTCTGAGCTCGATCATTTTCTGTTGGTTATTTGTTTTTCTTATTCATCATCTCATTAAAAAACCATATCTACTTGTAGTCCTGGAAACAATCAATTTTCTTATTTTCCTCTGGTTCCTGGATCGATTTATTCCCGTATATTCCTGGTTTTTCAGTTTAGCCCTGCCTATCATTGTGGTAGTCGGCATTCTTTTTCTTCTGGTAATTCTCTGGATACGTTCCTTTAAATTATCCACTTTCTTATCACTATCTGTCGGCACATTAGCAGTTGGTATTTTCCTGCTTTGTTTGGAAGTGATCTTAAATAAATTTCATCAGGAAAATTTGATGGTCAGCTGGTCTCTGGTCGCTTTTGCCTGTATTTTACCTGTAAGTGGATTTTTCATATATTTCCAGCTAAGAATAAATAAAAAAGATTCTGAGTTGAAGAAATATTTTCATATTTAA
- a CDS encoding SOS response-associated peptidase: MCGRFALYSSFSAIKEYADILNKIGELESNFNVAPGQIIPIVMTVHSKKILEPVKWGLVPFWAKDPKIGYRMINTRAETINQKPSFKAAFRYRRCLIPANGFYEWKKPEKQPYFIHLKDRELFTFAGIWEEWHHPDGSSLRTCSIITTQANEIMREIHDRMPVILPRQDEEKWLQQNEQKELLNLLKPYISDDMEIYPVSKAVNSYKNNYKHLLKEV, from the coding sequence ATGTGTGGAAGATTTGCGTTATACAGCAGTTTTAGCGCAATAAAAGAATATGCAGATATTTTGAATAAAATAGGAGAATTGGAATCAAATTTCAATGTTGCTCCGGGTCAGATCATTCCAATTGTAATGACTGTTCACAGCAAAAAAATTCTGGAACCTGTAAAATGGGGATTAGTTCCTTTCTGGGCCAAAGATCCCAAGATAGGTTACCGAATGATAAACACAAGAGCTGAAACGATCAATCAAAAACCCAGCTTCAAAGCTGCTTTCCGCTATCGGCGCTGCCTGATTCCTGCCAATGGCTTTTACGAATGGAAAAAACCGGAAAAACAACCGTATTTTATCCACTTGAAAGATCGTGAACTTTTTACTTTTGCCGGCATCTGGGAAGAGTGGCATCATCCCGATGGCTCTTCGCTGAGAACCTGCTCCATCATCACAACGCAAGCAAATGAAATAATGCGAGAAATCCACGATCGCATGCCGGTTATCCTTCCCAGGCAAGATGAAGAAAAGTGGCTGCAGCAGAACGAGCAGAAAGAACTATTGAATCTTTTAAAACCATATATCAGTGATGATATGGAAATTTATCCGGTATCCAAAGCAGTGAATTCCTATAAAAATAATTATAAGCATTTATTGAAAGAGGTATAG
- the dinB gene encoding DNA polymerase IV gives MKKQTEIRKIIHVDMDAFFAAVYIRDHPEVKGKPVICGGPANSRGVVSTCNYEARKYGIHSAMPSFQAHKLCPHGIFVRPDFNRIREAAEIVREIFYEYTDLVEPVSIDEAYLDVTENKMNTESATEIAREIRKQIFEKIKLTASAGVSYNKFLAKIASDMDKPDGLTVITPKQAMRVLEELPIGKFHGIGKATEKRMNYLGIRNGKDLKERTLKELVKHFGKVANFYYYIVRGIDNRKVTTSRIRKSLGCERTFAKDITDVEEMLNILKTISQKISGKMQEKKFKAKTLTVKIKYANFDVVSRSKTFELPFDDDKLMLQVGRKLLLETLGPKCSIRLLGLSVSNLVWLHDQQNKQQVLPFFAETELVVGD, from the coding sequence ATGAAAAAACAAACTGAAATACGCAAAATAATCCACGTGGATATGGATGCTTTCTTTGCTGCAGTTTATATTCGCGATCATCCCGAAGTAAAAGGCAAACCGGTTATCTGTGGAGGACCGGCAAATAGCCGCGGTGTGGTTTCCACCTGCAATTACGAAGCGCGGAAATACGGAATTCATTCCGCCATGCCCAGTTTTCAGGCTCATAAATTATGTCCGCACGGCATTTTTGTTCGTCCTGATTTTAATCGAATTCGAGAAGCCGCTGAAATCGTGAGAGAAATTTTCTATGAATATACCGATCTGGTAGAGCCGGTTTCCATCGATGAAGCTTATCTGGATGTAACAGAAAACAAAATGAATACAGAAAGTGCTACCGAAATCGCCCGAGAGATCAGGAAACAGATTTTTGAGAAAATCAAACTCACAGCATCTGCGGGAGTTTCCTACAATAAATTTCTGGCCAAGATCGCTTCCGATATGGACAAACCGGACGGCTTGACAGTGATCACTCCAAAGCAAGCGATGAGAGTTCTGGAAGAACTTCCCATCGGTAAATTTCACGGCATCGGCAAAGCAACCGAAAAACGGATGAATTACCTGGGAATTCGCAATGGAAAAGATCTTAAAGAACGAACTCTTAAGGAACTTGTAAAACATTTTGGAAAAGTCGCAAATTTCTATTATTACATCGTTCGTGGAATCGATAACCGGAAAGTGACGACCAGCAGAATTCGTAAATCATTAGGATGTGAACGCACTTTTGCCAAAGATATTACAGATGTGGAAGAGATGCTGAACATACTGAAAACAATCTCACAAAAGATCAGTGGAAAAATGCAGGAAAAGAAATTTAAAGCAAAAACTTTGACGGTGAAGATCAAGTATGCCAACTTTGACGTTGTGAGTAGAAGCAAGACTTTTGAGTTGCCGTTTGATGACGACAAACTGATGTTGCAAGTGGGACGTAAACTTCTACTGGAAACTTTGGGTCCCAAATGCAGTATTAGACTCTTGGGTTTAAGTGTGAGTAACCTGGTGTGGCTGCATGATCAGCAAAATAAACAGCAGGTTCTGCCGTTCTTTGCAGAAACGGAATTGGTGGTTGGAGATTGA
- a CDS encoding Y-family DNA polymerase, translating to MARDIFALVDCNSFYASCEKVFNPHLADKPVGILSNNDGIIVALSSKLKKVGIKRGDAAFKIDKRFIRKHGIHLFSSNYTLYGDMSNRVMKTLHNFSPDVEVYSIDEAFLSLKGFEHLDLTDYGWQIKHTIRQHTGLPVSVGIGPTKTLAKVANRFAKKHAFIEGVFNITDHPDKDKILRWLEVENIWGVGRQYAKMLRRNGIENAFQLTKAPDKWIQKKMTIVGLRMVKELRGISCIDLEEDIPPKKEIVSSKSFGSSVTELRDMQEATAEYCLRAVEKLREENQVASQITVFITTNRFKNEPQYANYATGRLPLPSAYSPDFLHAASVLMKRIYRPGYNYKKSGVMISDIMHQTKVPLDFFEPCYLDDKRKIIMDCMDEINEKMGNHRLTFAASGIKKPWQMKRQALTPSYTTSWKHIPVVKAI from the coding sequence ATGGCACGTGATATTTTTGCTCTGGTTGATTGTAACAGCTTCTACGCTTCCTGCGAGAAAGTGTTCAATCCGCACCTGGCCGATAAACCGGTAGGCATTCTTTCCAATAACGACGGTATCATCGTGGCACTTTCTTCCAAACTGAAAAAAGTGGGAATAAAACGTGGCGATGCAGCATTCAAGATCGATAAAAGATTTATCCGCAAACATGGAATTCATCTGTTCTCTTCCAATTACACGCTGTATGGAGATATGTCGAACCGTGTGATGAAAACGCTGCACAATTTTTCGCCGGATGTGGAAGTGTATTCCATTGATGAAGCATTTCTTTCTTTAAAAGGCTTTGAGCATTTGGATCTGACAGATTATGGCTGGCAGATCAAACACACGATCCGGCAGCATACCGGATTGCCGGTTTCCGTGGGCATTGGGCCAACCAAAACGCTGGCCAAAGTTGCCAATCGTTTTGCCAAGAAACATGCGTTCATCGAAGGCGTTTTCAATATCACCGATCATCCCGATAAAGATAAGATTTTGCGCTGGCTGGAAGTAGAAAATATCTGGGGAGTGGGCAGGCAATATGCCAAAATGCTGCGCCGCAACGGCATTGAAAATGCCTTCCAACTTACTAAAGCACCGGATAAATGGATACAAAAGAAAATGACCATTGTAGGATTGCGCATGGTAAAAGAACTGCGCGGCATTTCGTGCATAGATTTGGAAGAAGATATTCCACCCAAAAAAGAGATCGTCTCTTCCAAATCATTCGGCTCATCGGTTACGGAACTGCGCGATATGCAGGAAGCCACCGCCGAATATTGCCTGCGTGCTGTGGAAAAATTGCGGGAAGAAAACCAGGTTGCCTCGCAGATCACCGTTTTCATCACCACCAACCGCTTTAAAAACGAACCTCAATACGCTAATTATGCTACCGGCCGTCTACCTCTTCCCTCTGCCTATTCCCCCGATTTTCTGCATGCTGCTTCTGTGCTGATGAAACGTATTTACCGTCCCGGCTACAATTATAAAAAATCGGGCGTAATGATATCTGATATTATGCATCAAACCAAGGTTCCACTTGATTTCTTCGAGCCGTGCTATCTGGATGATAAACGTAAGATAATCATGGATTGCATGGATGAGATCAACGAAAAAATGGGAAATCATCGACTTACTTTCGCTGCATCAGGTATCAAGAAACCCTGGCAGATGAAACGACAGGCACTTACTCCCAGCTACACGACAAGTTGGAAACACATTCCCGTGGTAAAGGCAATTTGA
- the umuD gene encoding translesion error-prone DNA polymerase V autoproteolytic subunit: protein MNFQTDRIIFLSRFQQNTTLLRPLLGNRIPAGFPSPAQDYIEDTLDLNEFLVAHPSATYFVRVDGFSMTGAGIFSGDILIVDRSLEPAHKKIVIAIVDGELTVKRLWQEKNKWYLMPENSDYPKVEITKDMEFVIWGVVVYSLHKTV from the coding sequence ATGAACTTCCAAACGGACAGAATTATATTCTTAAGCAGATTCCAGCAAAATACAACATTGTTGCGTCCGCTGCTGGGTAACCGTATTCCGGCGGGTTTTCCATCTCCAGCCCAGGATTACATCGAAGACACTCTGGATCTGAACGAATTTCTGGTGGCTCACCCCAGCGCTACATATTTCGTGCGGGTAGATGGTTTTTCCATGACCGGTGCCGGAATTTTTTCCGGCGATATTCTTATCGTGGATCGTTCACTGGAACCAGCTCACAAGAAGATCGTGATCGCCATCGTGGATGGAGAACTGACTGTGAAACGGCTCTGGCAGGAAAAAAATAAGTGGTATCTGATGCCGGAAAATTCTGACTATCCAAAAGTGGAAATAACCAAAGACATGGAATTCGTTATTTGGGGTGTAGTCGTTTATTCGCTGCATAAAACGGTGTGA
- a CDS encoding low specificity L-threonine aldolase, which produces MKRIIKRGFASDNNAGAHPAVLQAMIDANEGHEIGYGDDYFTAQAIEVIKQHFGEDIAVFPVFNGTGANVLSLKNLTESFNSVICAETSHINVDECGAPEKFTGCKLLPVETENGKLIIEKIKKHMHGFGFEHHSQPGVISITQVSELGTVYTPSEIKILADYAHQNNMYLHMDGARLSNAAASLGLGFKEFTADAGVDVLSFGLTKNGAINAEAVIFFDTDLVKNFKYYRKQAMQLGSKMRFMAVQFEALLYGNIWKENAEHANRMAQLLADKISEISQIKITQKVESNGVFAIVPPEIIPKLQKEFFFYMWDEHDSEVRWMTSFDTTEKDVEQFVELVKKLV; this is translated from the coding sequence ATGAAGCGAATTATAAAACGTGGTTTTGCCAGCGATAACAATGCCGGCGCACATCCAGCAGTTTTGCAGGCAATGATCGATGCCAACGAAGGACATGAAATCGGTTATGGAGATGATTATTTTACAGCGCAAGCAATCGAAGTGATCAAACAGCATTTTGGTGAAGATATTGCAGTTTTTCCTGTTTTCAACGGAACAGGAGCAAATGTTCTGAGCCTAAAAAATCTGACGGAATCTTTCAATTCGGTGATCTGTGCGGAAACTTCTCATATCAATGTAGATGAATGCGGAGCTCCGGAAAAGTTCACCGGCTGTAAACTGCTTCCTGTAGAAACAGAAAACGGCAAACTTATCATCGAAAAGATCAAGAAACACATGCATGGTTTTGGATTCGAACATCATTCTCAACCGGGAGTGATATCGATAACTCAAGTTTCTGAATTAGGAACAGTTTACACACCATCCGAAATCAAAATCTTGGCAGATTATGCCCATCAAAATAATATGTATCTGCACATGGATGGCGCACGTCTTTCCAATGCTGCTGCAAGTTTGGGGCTTGGTTTTAAAGAATTTACTGCAGATGCCGGAGTTGATGTACTTTCTTTTGGTCTTACCAAGAATGGAGCGATCAATGCAGAAGCTGTGATCTTCTTCGATACGGATTTGGTTAAAAATTTTAAATATTACCGCAAACAAGCCATGCAGCTTGGTTCCAAAATGCGTTTTATGGCAGTTCAATTTGAAGCCTTGCTTTATGGGAATATCTGGAAGGAGAACGCAGAACATGCCAATAGAATGGCTCAGCTTTTAGCAGATAAAATTTCCGAAATTTCTCAAATTAAAATCACGCAGAAAGTTGAATCAAATGGAGTTTTTGCGATAGTTCCGCCAGAAATAATTCCAAAATTACAAAAGGAATTTTTCTTTTACATGTGGGATGAACATGATTCCGAAGTGCGCTGGATGACCTCTTTCGATACAACAGAAAAAGATGTGGAACAGTTTGTGGAGTTGGTTAAGAAATTAGTTTAG